A stretch of Nonomuraea africana DNA encodes these proteins:
- a CDS encoding cytochrome P450: MNDFVHTLTAMPTARQSGCPFDPPKELIETREHGPISRFPFPSGHQGWLVTGYDLVREVLADSRFSSRKELMLQHPLIDYGDIEVPPAPPGEFLLMDEPQHSRYRKPLVGKFTVRRMRLLTERVEQVTAEHLDAMEKAGPTADLVTAFAKPIPAIVICELLGVPYEDRGRFQENIDKFLGGEVGDEELFAAYRATQEYLAELVAAKRANPTDDVLSDLLDSDLTDEELQGMALILLSAGFDTTANMLALGTFALLQNPEQLTALRADPTLADQAVEELLRYLSIAKQFHRVALEDVELGGQTIEAGTTVILSLNTANRDPERFPDPHRLDLRRQDGGHLAFGHGIHQCLGQQLARVEMRVAFPALFNRFPTLRLAVPAEEVSLRPGTADIYGVTSLPVTWDA, from the coding sequence ATGAACGATTTTGTCCACACCCTCACGGCGATGCCGACGGCGCGTCAGTCCGGCTGCCCCTTCGACCCGCCCAAGGAGCTGATCGAGACCCGCGAGCACGGCCCGATCAGCCGCTTCCCCTTCCCCAGCGGTCACCAGGGCTGGCTGGTCACCGGCTACGACCTGGTCCGGGAGGTCCTGGCCGACTCGCGGTTCAGCTCCCGCAAGGAGCTGATGCTCCAGCACCCGCTGATCGACTACGGCGACATCGAGGTCCCGCCGGCGCCACCCGGCGAGTTCCTACTGATGGACGAGCCGCAGCACAGCCGCTACCGCAAACCCCTGGTGGGCAAGTTCACCGTCCGGCGGATGCGGCTGCTGACCGAGCGCGTCGAGCAGGTCACCGCCGAGCACCTGGACGCCATGGAGAAGGCCGGCCCGACGGCCGACCTGGTGACCGCCTTCGCCAAGCCCATCCCCGCCATCGTGATCTGCGAGCTGCTGGGCGTGCCGTACGAGGACCGGGGCCGCTTCCAGGAGAACATCGACAAGTTCCTCGGCGGAGAAGTTGGCGACGAGGAACTGTTCGCGGCCTACCGGGCGACCCAGGAGTACCTCGCCGAGCTGGTGGCCGCTAAGCGCGCCAACCCCACCGACGACGTGCTCAGCGACCTGCTCGACAGCGACCTGACCGATGAGGAGCTGCAGGGCATGGCCCTGATCCTGCTGTCGGCCGGGTTCGACACCACCGCCAACATGCTGGCGCTGGGCACCTTCGCCCTCCTGCAGAACCCGGAGCAGCTGACCGCGCTGCGCGCCGACCCCACGCTGGCCGACCAGGCGGTGGAGGAGCTGCTGCGCTATCTGAGCATCGCCAAGCAGTTCCACCGGGTCGCGCTGGAGGACGTCGAGCTGGGCGGCCAGACCATCGAGGCCGGCACGACGGTCATCCTGTCCCTCAACACCGCCAACCGCGACCCCGAACGCTTCCCCGACCCCCACAGGCTCGACCTGCGCAGGCAGGACGGCGGCCACCTGGCCTTCGGCCACGGCATCCACCAGTGCCTGGGCCAGCAGCTCGCCCGTGTCGAGATGCGGGTCGCCTTCCCCGCGCTGTTCAACCGCTTCCCCACGCTGCGCCTCGCCGTACCCGCCGAGGAGGTCAGCCTGCGTCCGGGGACCGCGGACATCTACGGGGTGACGAGCCTCCCGGTCACGTGGGACGCGTGA